In Engraulis encrasicolus isolate BLACKSEA-1 unplaced genomic scaffold, IST_EnEncr_1.0 scaffold_25_np1212, whole genome shotgun sequence, the following are encoded in one genomic region:
- the LOC134442861 gene encoding homeobox protein vent1-like has product MVKYFSVDWMIQTDSPANKDLDPKETSSAQLRPHVPCVVQPRQPTSFDRSYLQPKPKVKKSLDFTEKSTDQDSSQLNMTADCRPVSCSSPISEISGYSSGYESEAASSECPSVDDGMDAEREGAQRRVRTKFTPEQIQKLEKIFNKHKYLDAGERAKTALKLNLSETQVRTWFQNRRMKVKREVQDLRADYLPPGLPAMLYSAVPSVQYQNYRGQPIPFASATNMFYSPMGQQVPVQQMISHPPGGVHPAMPASYYY; this is encoded by the exons ATGGTGAAATACTTCTCTGTGGACTGGATGATCCAAACTGACTCGCCAGCAAACAAAGATTTGGACCCCAAGGAGACGTCTTCGGCCCAACTGCGACCACACGTCCCGTGTGTTGTGCAGCCACGCCAGCCCACATCTTTTGATAGATCTTACCTTCAGCCAAAACCAAAAGTTAAGAAGTCTTTGGATTTTACCGAGAAGTCAACCGACCAGGACTCCAGCCAATTGAACATGACCGCAGACTGTCGCCCAGTCAGTTGCTCCTCACCAA TTTCAGAAATCAGTGGCTATTCATCTGGATACGAAAGTGAAGCGGCCTCCTCCGAATGTCCTTCCGTTGACGATGGGAtggatgcagagagggagggcGCACAGCGCCGGGTCAGGACCAAATTCACACCGGAGCAAATCCAGAAGCTGGAGAAGATCTTCAACAAACACAAATACCTGGATGCAGGGGAGCGGGCCAAAACAGCACTGAAACTGAACCTCTCCGAAACTCAG GTGAGAACCTGGTTCCAGAATCGAAGAATGAAGGTGAAACGTGAGGTGCAGGATTTGCGCGCTGACTACCTACCACCCGGGCTTCCCGCCATGCTGTACTCCGCTGTTCCATCCGTGCAGTACCAGAACTACAGAGGGCAGCCGATTCCCTTCGCCTCTGCCACCAACATGTTTTACTCGCCTATGGGTCAACAAGTCCCGGTCCAGCAAATGATCAGCCACCCGCCCGGCGGCGTTCACCCAGCGATGCCAGCTTCTTATTACTATTGA